From the genome of Deltaproteobacteria bacterium:
TTCGTGCTGCTCTTCTTCGTCTCCGCCCCCTACGGCCGCCACGCCCGCGCCGGCTGGGGCCCGGGCCTGCCGACGCGCCTCGCCTGGATCGTGCAGGAGCTGCCCGCCCCCCTCGTCTTCACGATCGTGTTCTTCACGGGCGAACACGCCGGGCGGCTCGTCCCCCTGCTCCTGCTCGGGCTCTGGCAGCTCCACTACGTGCAGCGCGCCTTCGTGTACCCGCTGCGGATGCGGGTGGGCGCCCGGCGCACACCGCTCCTGACGGTGGCGCTCGCGATCGCCTTCAACGTCCTGAACAGCGCGCTCAACGCCTACGCGATCAGCCACGGCGCCCTGCGCCACACCGATGCCTGGGTCCGCGACCCGCGCTTCCTGGCCGGGGTGGCGCTCTTCCTCACGGGCTTTGCCGTCAACCTCCACGCCGACGCCGTCCTGCGCCGGCTGCGCGGACCCGGCGAGGCGGGCTACCGGATCCCGGCCGGGGGCCTCTACCGCTTCGTGAGCTGCCCGAACTACCTGGGCGAGATCCTCGAGTGGTGCGGCTTTGCGCTGGCGGCCTGGACCTGGGCTGCCGCCGTCTTCGTCGGCTTCACGATCGCGAACCTCCTGCCGCGCGCGCTCACCCACCACCGCTGGTACCGCGAGACCTTCCCGGACTACCCGGCGGAGCGGAAGGCGCTCGTGCCGGGCCTCCTGTGAGCCGGCGATGACGGCGCACCCGCCGCCCCGCCCGCTGCGGATCGGTCCGCTCGCGCTCGGGGACGTGGCGCGCATCGCCGTCCCCTTCGACGACGGCGTGACGGAGGCCGCGCTCGCGGCCCTGCGCGCGCGCGGCCTCGACGTGGCCGAGCTTCGCATCGACCACTTCGCCGCCCGCGACCCGGCGGCGGTGCGCCGGGTGCTCGCCCGCTGCGCCGGCGTCCCGACGCTCGCCACGATCCGGATCGCCGCCGAGGGCGGCGGCTGGCAGGCGGGCGAGGCCGAGCGCACCCGGCTCTTCCTGGCGCTCCTCGACGCGGTCGACGCCGTCGACGTGGAGCTCGCCGCCGGGGAGGTGCTGCGCGAGGTGCTGCCGGCCGCCCGCGCGCGTGGCCGGCTCGTGATCGCCTCGCACCACGACTTCGCCGCGACGCCCGCGCCGCCGGTGCTCGCCGACGTCGTGGCGCGGGCCCTGGACGCCGGCGCCGACGTCGTGAAGATCGCCGCCACCGCGCGCGGCGCCGCCGACGTGCGCGCGCTCGCGGGCGTGCTGCTCGAGCCGGCCCCGATCGGGCGCATCGTGATCGGGATGGGCGAGGCCGCGCTCGCGACGCGCGTCCTCTTCCCCGCGCTCGGCTCGCTCCTGACCTACGCCCACGCGGGCCGCGCGACGGCCCCCGGCCAGCTCCCGCTCGACGAGCTCGTCGCGCTGCTCCGGCGCCTCGGCCTGCGGCCGGGCTCCCCGTGAAGGAGGAACCGATGCCCGACCGTCCGGCTCCCCGCACGCCCGAGGAGTGCGACCGCCTGTTCGGCGAGTACGCGAGCAGCGGCGACGTCGACGGCCTCGTGTCGCTCTACGAGCCGCAGGCGTGCCTGACCAACCCCGACGGCAGCATCGCGGTCGGCCTCGAGGCGATCCGCGCGGCGCTCCAGGGTTTTGCCAGCGCGCCGGTCAGGATGCAGATGAACGTGGTGAAGGTGGTGCGCGGCGGCGACCTCGCCGTGCTCACCAACGAGTGGCGCGCCACCGGGCGCAACCCGGACGGGAGCCCGCTCGAGATCGGGGGCCGCGCCATCGAGGTGGTACGCCGCCAGGCCGACGGCACCTGGCGCTACGTCGTGGACGATCCCTACTCGGAGTTCAGCTGACGCGCGCGCGCCGGCGCCCGGCCTCGGGGCGGGCCGGCGTCCCCCGTCTGGTCCTCGTGCACGAAGCCCGGCGCGAGCGAGCGGACCAGCAGCGCCACGCGCTGGCGATCGCCGGGCCGCACGAGCCAGCCGCTCGTCACCACGCGATCGCCCACGATCTCGACGCGCACGGAGCCGAGGTCGTTCATCGCAAGCTGGCGCTCGAGGCGTGCGCGCAGCGCGTCCGGGCCCGTCAGCTCCTCCTCGAGCGGTGCCGCGGGCGGCTCGGCCACCCAATCGGCCGACGGCGTCGTCGCGGGCGGGTCGATCGCCTCGGCCTCGGGAATCGGTGCGCCGGGAGCGGCCCGCGGCCCGGGCTCCGCCGGCGCGGGCGCCGCGTCCAGGGGCTCGCCCTCGGGTGCGGAGCTGCCCGCTTCGGGCGGATCCGGGAGCAACGCGCGCCGTACCTGCGGCTCGGGGATCATGCGTCCGAGCGGGAGCGAGGCGAGCCACAGCCCGCCCGCGGCACCGAGCGCGACGAGCACCCAGCCGAGCCAGCCGCGGGCCGCTCGCGGCTCCTCGCGTGGCTGCTGCTCGCTGCCCGTCAAGCCGCTCGATCGTGGAGCACGCAGCGCGTACCGCCCCGCTCCATCGTGGTCATGCAGCGGTTGCACTGGTTGCAGCCCGACTCGGCGGCGCCGGCGCGATAGTGCCGGACCAGGTCCGGGTCGAAGAGCAGCGCGCGCGCCATCGCCACGAACTCGAAGCCCTCCGCCATGGCGCCCTGCATCGTCGCGAGGCGCGTGACGCCCCCGAGCAGCATGAGCGGCATCCGCACCGCCGCGCGCACGCGGCGCGCGGCCGGCAGGAAGAAGGCCTCCTCGAAGGGGTAGGGCTTCACGATCGAGGGCGCGAAGAGCCGCATCCCGAGGCGCCGCACGGCGCTGCGTTCGGCGGCGATCATGTCGGCGATCGGCACCTCGCCGCGCATCAGGAACATGGGCGTGCGGCCGGTGAAGCCGCCGGTGAGCTGGAGGGCGTCGAGCGCGCCGTCGGCGTCGAGCAGGCGGGCGACCTCGACGCCGTCCTCGGGCGAGAGGCCGCGCGCGAAGCCGTCCTCCATGTTGAGCTTGGCGGTGACGGCGGCGCGGTCGCCGACCGCCTCGCGCACGGCGCGGGCCACCTCGCGCAGGAAGCGGGCGCGGTTCTCGATGCTGCCGCCGTAGGCGTCCCGGCGCCGGTTCGTGTAGGGCGCCAGGAACTGCGAGAGCAGATACCCGTGGCCCATGTGGATCTCGAGGCAGTCGAAGCCGGCCTCCACGCCGAGCCGCGCGGCGCCGGCGTAGGCCTCGCGCAGGCGCGCGAGGTCGGCTGCGTCGGCCGCGCGCGGAAAGCCCATGCCGTAGGGGCTGAAGACGCGCGAGGGCGCGACCGCCGGCGCACCGCTCGCGCGCGGGTTCGCGAACCAGCCGGCGTGGCCGAGCTGCGCGCAGGCGGCCGCCCCTTCGGCGTGGACGGCGTCCGTGAGACGGCGCAGGCCGGGCAGCGCCTCGGGGCGCATCCAGATCTGGTGGCGGTAGGTGCGGCCCTCGCTCGAGACGGCGCAGTAGGCGAGCGTGGTCATCCCGACACCGCCGCGTGCCGGGCGGGCCACGTACTCGACGAGCGCGTCGGAGACGAGCCCGTCGCGCGTCATGCCCTCGAAGGTGGCGGCCTTGACGACGCGGTTGCGCAGGCGGAGCGGGCCGAGGCGGGCTTCGGCGAAGACGTCGGGGGCGCGGGTGGTCATGGGGCGAGTCTAGGCGCGCGTGCCCCGGAACGGAATCCGCCGCGCGCGCAGCGCCGCGAGCAGCAGCGCGGCCACCGCGGCGCGGGCGGCCGCCGCCGGCTCCGGCACGCAGACCGGCGCGCCGCCGGGGACCGGGCAGCAGGCCTCGTCGAGGAATTCCGAGTCGGGGCCGTCTCCCGTCGTGCCGGCCCAGAAGCCCCCCGCCCAGAAGCCCTGGCCCTGGAACTCGAGCAGGCAGCCGGCCGGGCGATCGGCACGGCCCATGCCCAGGTGCCGCGCCTGGAGGTCGACCAGGATCGCGCGGTGGCCACTCGACTCCATCCACGAGTCCACGACCTGGCCGGGCGGGTACGGGAAGCTTCCCGCGGCGGCGACCTCGCCGATCCCATCCGGATAGGCGGCCTCGGCCATCCGCTCGAACGGGGAGGAGCCGTCGCTGCCGGTGTGGGAGAGGAAGCAGCCGTCGCGCATGTCCTCGGCGTGGCGGCGCGCCGCCGCCGTGAGCCGCACGTCGAGGGCGAGGGGCGGGCGGCCGAGCGCCGCCCGCTCCGCGTTCACGAGCGCGAGCACCTCGCGCTCGGCACCGCTCGCGCAGACCGCTTCGACCTGCGCGCGCGCGGCCGCGGGCGCGAGGAGCCCGAGGAGCAGGGCGAGGGCGTGCGCATGGCGGCGGGCGTACACGCCTTGCCTTCGGCCGGGCGCCGGTCACCCCCTGGTGACGGCCGTCACGTCGGGGGCGCGCGGGAGGCGCACCGTGAAGGTCGAGCCTCTGCCCGGCGCGCTCTCGACCTCGATCGCACCCTGGTGGGCGCGGGCGATCTCGCGCGCGAGGGCGAGCCCGAGGCCCATCCCGTCACCGGCCGAGGAGGCGCTGCCGCGCTGGAAGCGCGCGAACACGCGCGCGCGATCTTCCTCGGTCATCCCCGCCCCGTCGTCGCGCACGGCGACGGACACCTCGGTGCCGGTGGCGGTCGCGGCGATCTCCACGCGCCCGCCCTCGGGCGTGTACTTGAGCGCGTTGTGGAGGATGTTCGCGAAGAGCTGGTGCAGCCAGGTCGGGTCCCCGATCACCTCCGCCTTGGACTCCCCGGTCACCGACAGCACGATGCCGCGCTCCTCGGCGAGCGCGACGAAGAACTCGACCACCTCCTCGACGAGCGGGTCGATCGCGACGCGCCGGCGGTGGGCCGGGTCGAGCCCGCCCTCGGACTGCGCCAGGCGCAGCATGCCGTCGACCGTCTCCGACAGCGTGGCCACCTGCACCAGCATGTCGCCGAGCACCACCCGGTACTCGTTCTGCGTGCGCTCCTTGGCGAGCGTCACCTCGATCTCGTTCTGCATCGCCGTGAGCGGCGTGCGGAGCTGGTGGGCGGCGTCGACCGAGAAGCGCTTGACCCGCTCCACGCCGTCGCGCACGCGGGCGAGCATGTCGTTGAGCGTCGCCGCGAGCTGGTCGAGCTCGTCGCCCGAGCCGGTGCGCGGGATCGTCTCGTCGAGCTGGCTCGCCGAGATGCGGCGGGCGGTGCGCGTCATGTCGGCGATCGGGCGCAGGCTGCCGCGCGAGAGCCACCAGGCGAGGCCCGCGGTCACGAGCAGCAGCACGGGCAGCGCGCCGAAGAAGGCGTCGCGCACGCGCGCGGCCGAGCGCGCGAACAGGCGCGAGTAGACGAGCACCTGGACGGTGCCCTCCTCGCCCGCCCGGGCCAGCGCGAGGAAGTGGTAGTTGCGCCCGAGGTCCACCTCGCGCAGCTCGCCGAGCAGCGGCTCGGGCGGCAGCGCCACACCGGCCCCGAAGGCGCTGCCCGCCTCGTGGATCACCTCGCCCTTCGGGCCGAAGATCGAGATGCCGAGCCGCAGGTCCGGGTCGGCAGCGCCGACCTGGCGCTGCGCGAAGGCGGTCCAGCTCGCCGCGTCGTCGGGGTGCGCCTCCATGTACTCGAGCGTCTGCGCGAGCTGGAGCTTGATCAGGGTCTTCGCGTCCTTCTCGATGCCACGCTCGGCGCGCTCGTACACGTAGGCCGAGAAGGTGCTGGCCGTCACCAGCATCACCGCAGCGATCCGCAGCGTCCAGCGCGCTCCGATCGAGAGACGGCGCAGCTGGACGCCCATGCCGGCTAGGCGACGGCGCCTTCGCCGGCGCCGGCCTCGCCCTCGTCGTCCCGGGTCTCGAGGATGTAGCCGGCGCCCTTCACGGTGTGCACGAGCCGGGTCTGGAAGCCGTGGTCGATCTTCTTGCGCAGCCGGTTGATGTGGACGTCGATCAGGTTCGAGAAGCTCTCGAAGCCCCAGCCCCAGACGTTCTCGGTGATCATCGTGCGCGACACCACGTGGCCCTGGTGGCGCAGCAGGTACTCGAGCAGCGCGAACTGCTTCGGCGAGAGGTCGATCCGGCGGCCCGCCCGCTCGACGGTGCGCCGGTGCAGGTCCACGCTGAGGTCGCCGGCGGCCAGCCGCCCCTCCTCGGGCTCGCCGAGCCGGCGGCGCGAGACCGCGCGGATCCGGGCCAGCAGCTCGGCGAAGGCAAAGGGCTTCGGCAGGTAGTCGTCCGCGCCGAGCTCGAGACCGCGCACGCGGTCGCCCACGGCGCTGCGTGCGGAGAGGAACAGGACCGGCGTCTGCACGCCCGTCTGCCGCAGCCGCCGCAGGACGTCGTAGCCCTCCATGTCGGGCAGCATGACGTCGAGGATGATGAGGTCGTAGGAGCCGTGCGTGCCGCGCTCGAGGCCGCCGCTCCCGTCCGACACGACCTCGACCAGGAAGCCGTGCTCCCCGAGCCCCTTGCAGATGTACTGCTGGGCGGCGGGATCGTCTTCGACGTACAGGAGCTTCACGGGGGGGAAGACTAGCGGGCCTCTCCCGCCACGGCCTGAACGCTGAATGACCACACGGGCGGCCCCGCGGGGTCCAGGATCACTCGCGCACGTCGCAGGTTGCTGCGGAGCACGGCATCGCGATCCTCCCGCTCCGTGCCCCGCTCCCCGAACCGGATCCGGACCCTTGCCGCCGCTGCGCTGCTGACCGCGGCCCTCGCCGCGCTCGTCTTCGCGCGCGAGCAGCGCGAGCGCGCGGTCGCGCCCGAGTGGCCGCCGCTGGCCGGCGAGGTCACGTGGTCGCTGCTCGCCGTGGGCGACACCGGCGCGCCACCGTGGTGGATCGGCCGCTCCTTCCAGCAGGTCGTGCGCGTCGGGCGTGCGATGGCGGCCGAGGACGTGCGCCGCCCGGCCGACGCGCTCGTCCTGCTCGGCGACAACTTCTATCCCGACGGCCTGCACGCCCGCGAGCTCGACGCGCGCGTGCGCGCGAACCTGGGCGAGCCCTTCTGTCGCTTCCTGCCCGCGCCGGGCGTGCCGTGCGCGACCCCCTCGCGGCCGGCACGGGTGCTCGCCGTGCTCGGCAACCACGACCACAAGAGCGACGAGAGCGTGCGCCTGCAGCGCACCGAGATCCGCCGCCGGCTGCCGTCCTTCCGGCTGCCGGAGGCCCCCGTCCAGACGATCGATCTCGGAAGCCAGGTCTCGATCGTCCTCTACGACGGGGTGGAGCTGCTCGCGGCCCGCAGCTTCGAGCCGCTGCGCGCCGCCGTGCGGGCGAGCCGCGGGCCATGGCGGATCCTCGCCAGCCACCAGCCGCTGACGCTGCGCGAGTCCGACGAGGAGGGCCGCGCGGCCCGCGAGGCGATCCGCGGGCTCGGCGTCCCGGTCCACCTGCACCTGGCCGGGCACCGCCACTATCTCGAGCTCGCGCACACCAGCGTGCCGCCCTTCCTCCAGGCCGTCGCCGGGTCGGGCTCCAACACCCGTCCGCTCAAGGCGCCGCTCGAGGGCTCCGTGTACCAGGCCCGGCGCCCCGGCTTCGCGCGCGCCGACCTCGTCACCGGGCCGGACGGGAGTCGCCTCGTGGTGTCGCTCGTCGCGCTCGCGGACTCGCTCTGCGACCACCCGGAGGTCGTGGCGCGCTGGTCGGTCGGGCTCGCGGGCGACGCGCGCGCCGAGCCGCTCGCGGGCCGCTGAGGGCCGGCCTACGTTGCGCCCGCCAGGAGGGCGCCATGATTCCCGACCCGCTCCACCCCGCGATCGTCCACTTCCCCGTCGCCATCGCGGCGCTCCTGCCCTTCGCGCTCGCGCTCGCCGCCGGCTCGATCGTGGCCGGCTCGCTCGACCGGAGCGCATGGGCCGGCGTGGTGCTGCTGCACGCGGTGGGTGCCGGGACGGCCTGGGCCGCGCTCGCCACCGGGCACGCGCAGGAGGAGCGCGTCGAGCGCGCGCTCGGCGAGGCGATCGAGGAGCCGCTCCACGAGCACGAGGAGTCGGCCGAGCGGCTGCTCTGGGTCTTCGCGGGGAGCCTTCCGCTGACGATCGCGGGCCTGCTGGGCGGTCCCACCGGCAGCCGCGCGCGCGTCGCGGCCGTGGTGGGAGGGATCGTCGTCGGGCTCGTCGCGGTGCCGGCAGGCCGGAGCGGCGGGGCCCTCGTCTACGAGCACGGAGCCGCCGCGGCCTATGCGCCGCCGCCGGCTCCCGCGCCGCCCGCGTCCGAACCGGGGTCCTGAGAGCCTGTGAAGAAATCGGCTCGGTCGCATCGCTTGCGGCGGCAGGCCATCTGCTGCGTTGCTCCTCCTCGCCCTCTCTCGATAGGACTCGTCGTCGCGCCTTGCGTCTGGCCTACCGGCGACGGCGCGCTGCTCGGTCGCCGGTTCCTTCACGGGCTCTGAGCCGCCCCACCTGCCGGGCGATCCGCCAGCGGCGGCCCGCGGCGCTCGTGCGCGGGGAGCTGTCGGGCCCCTGACGTGCCGGTATGCTGCGAGGTGATGGCGCGTCATGGGCCGGGGAGACCGCCGGAAGGGCGATCGGGACGGCGATCGGCACGGCGATCGGCACGGCGATCGGGCTGGCTCGAGGGGCCGATCCTGCTCGCCTGGGCCGCACTCGGCCTGATCCTGCTGACCGCTGTGGTCACCTACACGCACGGCCTTGGCGACGCCGGCATGCGCACCCTGCTGCGTGCCACCGCCGCCAGCTCGCTCGCGACCTTCACGGCGGCCTTCGCCGCCTCCCGCCTCCACCGCCTCGTGCGCCGGCCCGCGACCGCGTGGCTCCTCCGCAACCGGCGCTGGGTCGGGCTCGCGATGGCGCTCTCCCACACCTTCCACCTGGCCGCGATCGTGAGGCTCACGGCGGCGTCGCCCCCGACCGGCGCCGCAATCCCGGTCGCGACCCGGGTCGCCGGCTCGCTCGGCTACGCCGTGCTCGCCGCCCTCGTCGTCACCTCGAACGACCGGGCCGTCGAGCGGCTCGGGATGCGGCGCTGGCGGCTCCTGCATCGCAGCGGCTGCTGGATCCTGTGGCTGATCTTCGCGCTCAGCTACGCGCCCGGCGCGACGGTCCATCCGGGCGACGCGCTCGCGCTCGCGGCACTCGCCGGGGTGGCCGGGCTGCGTGCCTGGGGCCACCTCGCCGAGCCCGTCCGGAGCACCGCGCCGGGCCCTCCCGTCCTGTGAGGGGAGCGACGAGCCGCCACCCCGAAACCAGCGGGCCCGCTCGCGCGTCGAACCGGGTGCGGGGCGGGGGCGAAGGGACGATCGCGAAGGGACGCTCGGGGTGGACGGCGCTTCCACGAGATCCGCGGGGCCGGAGGGGCCGCTCGCGGTGGCGGGCAAGCCGGGGCCGGCGGAGCCGGCAGGTCCGCTCGCGGTGACGGGCAGGCCGTCGCCGCGGGACGCGGGCGGACCGGTGCGCGCGCCGCTCGCCGGCCAGGCGCTCACCGACCTGCACGGCCGCTACCGCCGGCCTCTCGAGGCGGTGGCGTTCCGGCTGCTCCACGACCACGACGAGGCCGAGGACGTCGTGCAGCGCGTCTTCGAGGCGCTGCCGCGGGCCGGCTTCCGCGGGCATGCGAGCGTGTGGACCTACCTCTATCGCGCGGCCGTGAACGGTGCCCTCAGCGTCCTGCGCAAGCGCCGCCGGCGCGAGCTGGCGGAGACCGAGCTCCGCGTGCGGGCCGCCTTCGGTGACGTCGTGGCGGCACAGGCGGGCCCCGATCCCGAGACCCGTGTCCTCGAGGGCGAGATCCTCTCGGCGGTGGCCTCGGCGCTGCTCCACGTGAAGCCCCAGCACCGGCGCGTCCTCGTGCTGCGCATCGTCTGGGGCCTCTCGAACACCGAGATCGCCGAGCGCGAAGGGGTGCCGCTCCCGACGGTCGGCACCTGGCTCAGGCGGGGCCGGGAGGAGCTGCGCGCCCGGCTCGGCCCCCTGCTGCGCGACCTCGACCCGGGGGAGGACCCGACGTGACCCATCGCCGTGCCGCCCGCCTGCTCACCGGCCTGCTCGACGGGGGCCTCTCGCTCGCGACGCGCCGCGCCGTGCGGGCCCACGCCCGCGCCTGCCCCGCCTGCCAGCGGCGCCTGCGCGAGCACGAGGGCGTCGAGGCCCTGGTCCGCCTGCTCCCCCCCTCGCTGCTGCCCGCGGCACCCGACCGCAGCGCACAGGTCCGGCTGTGGGGCCTGGCCGGATGGTTCACGGATCCGGTGGCCCGGGCCCGGGAGCGCCTCGGGCTCTCCGCGGTCGGGGTGGTCGCCTTCGCCCTGGCCACGGTCCTGACGATCACGGTCTCCTCCTGGACCTTCGCGGCGGCGCGGGTCCAGGGAGTCGTGGTCGCCCAGGCCGCGCCCGACGCGGCGATGCTCCCCCTCGGCTGGCGCTGACCGGGTGCCCGGGCTGGGCCCTTTTCGCGCCTCGTGGACCCCTGCGGCCGGAGCTACCATTCCGGCGTTTCGCCGGGGGGCACGGAGACGCCGACATGAACCGCATCCGCGCCGCCCGACAGGCGTTGGGATGGACCCAGAACGAGCTTGCGAACCGGGCTGGCGTCTCGCCTCGCACGATCCACGCGGTGGAGCAGGGCCGCTCCTGCCGCCAGGCGACGAAGCGCAGGATCCTGACCGCGCTCGGCGTCTCGTGGGAGCTGCGTGCCGACTACTTCCCCGGCGCGCGCTCGGTCCGCCGCCCGCCCGTCTCCGTCCCCGCCCGCATCGACGCCGCCTGACCCGAGACCGGGGACGAGCCGGAGCCGGGACGCTGGTTGCTCTGCTCGCGCCGGGGCGCGGGCCGGGCGCGCCGGCGACCGCGTTCAGCCGAGCTGGCTCGCCAGCTCGCGCGCCTGCGAGATCGCAGCGCGCCAGGTGCGCGCCACGAACTCGCCGAGCAGGTCGCTCGCCTCGGCTGCATCCCCCCCGCGGCGGGCGCGCGCCGCGCTCGCCTCGACGCGCGGGCGCTCGGCTGCCACGCGCGCTTCGAGTCCCTTCCAGGCCTCGCGCACCTGCGGCGTGTGCAGCGCGAAGTCGGCGGCGGCGGCGTCCTGCAGCACCTTGAACGCCCACCAGGCCGAGTCGGCGTCGGGCTCGGGGCCGCCGCGCGCGAGCTCCGGGGGCAGCACGGCGTCGATGTAGACGGGCAGGAAGGCGCCCGTGCAGGGCGTCGCGAACGAGATCCACACGGGCCACGGCGCGCGCCGGTCCGCGACGAGCGGCGCGACCAGGCTGGCGGTGGTCGTCCCGATCGGCTCGCTGTGCATGCACAAGGTGAAGTACGACTCGTCGTCGGGCGATCCGCCCGCGAGGCGGGTCGCTCCGCCGGCTCCGTGGTCGCGCAGGAACGACTGGAGGGCGGCGACGTCGAGGCGCCCCGCATGCGCATCGAGCAGCTCGCGCGAGCGGCGCAGGCGGCCTTCGGAGATGCGCCCGGGCACGCCGGCGTTGCGATACGCGGCGGCCACGTCGATCCGGCCGGGCCGCGTCCACCAGCCCGCCGCGCGTGCGAAGGACTCGAGGTCGCGCGAGCCGATCTCCCAGTCGGCGCCGAGCGACAGGTGGTTCGACACCGCGTCGCGGCGCACGCGCCGGGCCGCCCAGCGGCGGTTCGAGGTCTGCAGGACCCAGGCCTCGTCCGGGTCCGCGATCAGGAAGCCGTTGTGGTAGCCGGCCTCGCCGGGTCCGAAGGCCGGGCCGCCCTGGCCGTGGGTCTCGAGCAGGGTCGCCATCACCTCGAGCGCTTCGCGCGCCGAGCGCCCGCGCTCGAGCCCGAGCCGCACGAGGTCCATCCCGATCAGGC
Proteins encoded in this window:
- a CDS encoding ferric reductase-like transmembrane domain-containing protein, whose protein sequence is MVTYTHGLGDAGMRTLLRATAASSLATFTAAFAASRLHRLVRRPATAWLLRNRRWVGLAMALSHTFHLAAIVRLTAASPPTGAAIPVATRVAGSLGYAVLAALVVTSNDRAVERLGMRRWRLLHRSGCWILWLIFALSYAPGATVHPGDALALAALAGVAGLRAWGHLAEPVRSTAPGPPVL
- a CDS encoding C69 family dipeptidase is translated as MCDCLVATAPETREGATLFAKNSDRHAHECQPFLQAPAAFHAPGSTVLCTHVEIPQVAESYAVMGHSPWWSWGFEHGVNEHAVAIGNETVFSREELEERPGLIGMDLVRLGLERGRSAREALEVMATLLETHGQGGPAFGPGEAGYHNGFLIADPDEAWVLQTSNRRWAARRVRRDAVSNHLSLGADWEIGSRDLESFARAAGWWTRPGRIDVAAAYRNAGVPGRISEGRLRRSRELLDAHAGRLDVAALQSFLRDHGAGGATRLAGGSPDDESYFTLCMHSEPIGTTTASLVAPLVADRRAPWPVWISFATPCTGAFLPVYIDAVLPPELARGGPEPDADSAWWAFKVLQDAAAADFALHTPQVREAWKGLEARVAAERPRVEASAARARRGGDAAEASDLLGEFVARTWRAAISQARELASQLG
- a CDS encoding metallophosphoesterase, producing MPRSPNRIRTLAAAALLTAALAALVFAREQRERAVAPEWPPLAGEVTWSLLAVGDTGAPPWWIGRSFQQVVRVGRAMAAEDVRRPADALVLLGDNFYPDGLHARELDARVRANLGEPFCRFLPAPGVPCATPSRPARVLAVLGNHDHKSDESVRLQRTEIRRRLPSFRLPEAPVQTIDLGSQVSIVLYDGVELLAARSFEPLRAAVRASRGPWRILASHQPLTLRESDEEGRAAREAIRGLGVPVHLHLAGHRHYLELAHTSVPPFLQAVAGSGSNTRPLKAPLEGSVYQARRPGFARADLVTGPDGSRLVVSLVALADSLCDHPEVVARWSVGLAGDARAEPLAGR
- a CDS encoding DUF1295 domain-containing protein, whose protein sequence is MDPERLYFWGLVTLALASVAIFVLLFFVSAPYGRHARAGWGPGLPTRLAWIVQELPAPLVFTIVFFTGEHAGRLVPLLLLGLWQLHYVQRAFVYPLRMRVGARRTPLLTVALAIAFNVLNSALNAYAISHGALRHTDAWVRDPRFLAGVALFLTGFAVNLHADAVLRRLRGPGEAGYRIPAGGLYRFVSCPNYLGEILEWCGFALAAWTWAAAVFVGFTIANLLPRALTHHRWYRETFPDYPAERKALVPGLL
- a CDS encoding type I 3-dehydroquinate dehydratase, whose product is MTAHPPPRPLRIGPLALGDVARIAVPFDDGVTEAALAALRARGLDVAELRIDHFAARDPAAVRRVLARCAGVPTLATIRIAAEGGGWQAGEAERTRLFLALLDAVDAVDVELAAGEVLREVLPAARARGRLVIASHHDFAATPAPPVLADVVARALDAGADVVKIAATARGAADVRALAGVLLEPAPIGRIVIGMGEAALATRVLFPALGSLLTYAHAGRATAPGQLPLDELVALLRRLGLRPGSP
- a CDS encoding RNA polymerase sigma factor, which translates into the protein MRAPLAGQALTDLHGRYRRPLEAVAFRLLHDHDEAEDVVQRVFEALPRAGFRGHASVWTYLYRAAVNGALSVLRKRRRRELAETELRVRAAFGDVVAAQAGPDPETRVLEGEILSAVASALLHVKPQHRRVLVLRIVWGLSNTEIAEREGVPLPTVGTWLRRGREELRARLGPLLRDLDPGEDPT
- a CDS encoding NADH:flavin oxidoreductase encodes the protein MTTRAPDVFAEARLGPLRLRNRVVKAATFEGMTRDGLVSDALVEYVARPARGGVGMTTLAYCAVSSEGRTYRHQIWMRPEALPGLRRLTDAVHAEGAAACAQLGHAGWFANPRASGAPAVAPSRVFSPYGMGFPRAADAADLARLREAYAGAARLGVEAGFDCLEIHMGHGYLLSQFLAPYTNRRRDAYGGSIENRARFLREVARAVREAVGDRAAVTAKLNMEDGFARGLSPEDGVEVARLLDADGALDALQLTGGFTGRTPMFLMRGEVPIADMIAAERSAVRRLGMRLFAPSIVKPYPFEEAFFLPAARRVRAAVRMPLMLLGGVTRLATMQGAMAEGFEFVAMARALLFDPDLVRHYRAGAAESGCNQCNRCMTTMERGGTRCVLHDRAA
- a CDS encoding helix-turn-helix transcriptional regulator — its product is MNRIRAARQALGWTQNELANRAGVSPRTIHAVEQGRSCRQATKRRILTALGVSWELRADYFPGARSVRRPPVSVPARIDAA
- a CDS encoding ATP-binding protein — encoded protein: MGVQLRRLSIGARWTLRIAAVMLVTASTFSAYVYERAERGIEKDAKTLIKLQLAQTLEYMEAHPDDAASWTAFAQRQVGAADPDLRLGISIFGPKGEVIHEAGSAFGAGVALPPEPLLGELREVDLGRNYHFLALARAGEEGTVQVLVYSRLFARSAARVRDAFFGALPVLLLVTAGLAWWLSRGSLRPIADMTRTARRISASQLDETIPRTGSGDELDQLAATLNDMLARVRDGVERVKRFSVDAAHQLRTPLTAMQNEIEVTLAKERTQNEYRVVLGDMLVQVATLSETVDGMLRLAQSEGGLDPAHRRRVAIDPLVEEVVEFFVALAEERGIVLSVTGESKAEVIGDPTWLHQLFANILHNALKYTPEGGRVEIAATATGTEVSVAVRDDGAGMTEEDRARVFARFQRGSASSAGDGMGLGLALAREIARAHQGAIEVESAPGRGSTFTVRLPRAPDVTAVTRG
- a CDS encoding SgcJ/EcaC family oxidoreductase; translated protein: MPDRPAPRTPEECDRLFGEYASSGDVDGLVSLYEPQACLTNPDGSIAVGLEAIRAALQGFASAPVRMQMNVVKVVRGGDLAVLTNEWRATGRNPDGSPLEIGGRAIEVVRRQADGTWRYVVDDPYSEFS
- a CDS encoding zf-HC2 domain-containing protein, with the translated sequence MTHRRAARLLTGLLDGGLSLATRRAVRAHARACPACQRRLREHEGVEALVRLLPPSLLPAAPDRSAQVRLWGLAGWFTDPVARARERLGLSAVGVVAFALATVLTITVSSWTFAAARVQGVVVAQAAPDAAMLPLGWR
- a CDS encoding response regulator transcription factor — encoded protein: MKLLYVEDDPAAQQYICKGLGEHGFLVEVVSDGSGGLERGTHGSYDLIILDVMLPDMEGYDVLRRLRQTGVQTPVLFLSARSAVGDRVRGLELGADDYLPKPFAFAELLARIRAVSRRRLGEPEEGRLAAGDLSVDLHRRTVERAGRRIDLSPKQFALLEYLLRHQGHVVSRTMITENVWGWGFESFSNLIDVHINRLRKKIDHGFQTRLVHTVKGAGYILETRDDEGEAGAGEGAVA
- a CDS encoding CAP domain-containing protein is translated as MYARRHAHALALLLGLLAPAAARAQVEAVCASGAEREVLALVNAERAALGRPPLALDVRLTAAARRHAEDMRDGCFLSHTGSDGSSPFERMAEAAYPDGIGEVAAAGSFPYPPGQVVDSWMESSGHRAILVDLQARHLGMGRADRPAGCLLEFQGQGFWAGGFWAGTTGDGPDSEFLDEACCPVPGGAPVCVPEPAAAARAAVAALLLAALRARRIPFRGTRA